GGAGGTGGTGGCGTGGTCACGGCGAAACCGTAGGCCGGAAAATCGGTAAAAACCGGCCTTTCGGGCGGTCGTCGTCGAGTCGTGATCAAGTGATCCCGTGGCCGGGGAAGGGGCCCGGCCACGGGTCCGGGGGTCAGGCCAGGGGCGGCTGGTCCTGGGGGTTCTCCGCCCTGATCACCTGCATGACGGCGTTGATCAGCGCCAGGTGGGTGAACGCCTGCGGGAAGTTGCCGAGGTGGCGGCCGGTGTGCGGGTCGATCTCCTCGGCGTACAGCTGCAGCGGGCTCGCGTAGGACAGCAGCTTCTCGCACAGGGCGCGGGCCCGCTCCAGCTCGCCGACCATCACCAGGGTGCTGACCAGCCAGAAGGAGCAGATCGTGAACGTGCCCTCGTCGGACTCGAACCCGTCGTCGGTCTCCGCCGCGCGGTAGCGCAGGACGAGGTCGTCCTCCGACAGTTCGTCGGCGATGGCGAGGACGGTCTCCCGGACGCGCTTGTCGTCGGCGGGGAGGAAACCGAGCAGCGGGATCAGCAGCGCTGAGGCGTCCAGCGCCGTCGCGCCGTAGTGGGCGGTGAAGACGCCGCGCTCGTCCAGCGCGTTGGCGAGCACGTCGGCGTGGATCTCGTCGGCCGCGGCCTGCCAGCGCAGCGCCCGCTCCTGGTCCCCGCGGATGCGGGCGAGCCGGGCCCCGCGGTCGGCCGCGACCCAGCAGAACACCTTGGAGGAGGTGAAGTGCTGCGGTTCGCCGCGCACCTCCCACATGCCGCAGTCGGGCGTCCGCCAGTTGGCGAGGGCGTCCTCGACCTGCTTGACGACGATCTTCCACAGCCGGTCGTCGAGCCGGTCCCGCTTGCGCACGAACAGGTAGATGGAGCCGATGATCGCGCCCCAGACGTCATGCTGCGCCTGCATGTACGCCTCGTTGCCGATGCGCACCGGGCGGGCGTTGTCGTAGCCGGTGAGGTGGTCGAGCGTGGACTCGGGCAGCTCCTCGCGCCCGTCCAGCCCGTACATGATCTGCAGCTTGCCCTCGGCGGCCTCGGCGACGTCGGTGATGAAGTAGAAGAAGTCGTTGGCCTCCCAGTCGTAGCCGAGCGTGTAGAACGCCCAGAGGGCCATCGTGGAGTCGCGGATCCAGGTGTAGCGGTAGTCCCAGTTCCGGTCGCCGCCCGGCGTCTCCGGCAGCGACGTCGTCGCCGCGGCCGCGACCGCGCCGGACGGGGCGAACGTCAGCCCCTTCAGCGTCAGCGCGCTGCGCTGCAGGTGGCTGCGCCACGGATGGTCGGGGAAGCGGCCCCGGTCGAGCCAGTGCTGCCAGTGGTGGACGGTCCAGACGAGCCGCTCCTGCGCCTCCTCCCACGACGAGGGCGCCGCGTGCTCGCTCCAGGACAGCGCGACGAACCGGGACTCGCCCTGCTTCAGCAGCGTCCGGGACGTGGCGAGCGACCCCTCGAAACCGACGTTCATGTCGGTGGTGAGCCGCAGCCCGACGCCGTTGCCGCGCGCGGCGGCCTCGTGGTAGCCGGAGCCGGTGTGCTCCCAGCGCGCCGGCGTCTGCCCGTAGTCGAACACCGGCATGCAGTCGAGGCGGACCTGCACCTGCCCGTTCACGCACCGCACCATCCGCAGCAGAACGTGGTCGGCGTCGTAGTCGGTGGGCGCCCTGCGGTGGGTGTGGGACCGTTCCGTCTCGTGGTGCCACGGGCCCATGAGCAGAGCGTCCGTCACGACCAGCCAGCCGCCGTGCACCCACCAGGTGGTCTCCATCACCATGGTCCCCGGGATGTAGCGCTGCGCGGCGGGCACCTCCACGCCCGCCGGGCCGACCCGGAAGTATCCGGCGTCACGGTCCAGGATGGAGCCGAACACGCTGGGCGAGTCCATCCTCGGCAGGCACATCCACTCGATGTTGCCGCTGGGCGCGACCAGGGCGGTCGTCTCGCAGTCGGACAGGAACCCGAAATCGGCGATGGGGGCGAACGGATCTCCCGCCCGGCCGCCGGCGACCTTCGGCCTCACAACGTCACCTCCTTGATTCATCATTCCCTCTCCCGCGCGATGGGCGTGTCTTGGGTACGGGCCGCCCCCCGGGACGGGGCGCCCGGGTGGTGCGGTTTGAGCGGTGTGTCCCTGGTCTTCCTATTGGAATAGACCACTATCCGCGGTCTGAGCTGGGATAACTTCCCTCGGCGCACCGGGCGCCGAGCAAGTCCCGGGTTCGCGGGTACAGTCCCGGCAAACAGGGCAGCGGACCCGCCGCCGCCTGGGGTGACGCGTCGCCGCGCGCCCCGCGGAGGCGGGCCCGGAACTGCCACTGGGTGGAACCGGAGCGAGAAGGAGCTCCCCGTGCGGAAGTTCGTGTACGACTTCACTGAGGGAAACAAGGACCTCAAGGACCTCCTGGGGGGCAAGGGCGCCAACCTGGCCGAGATGACCAATCTCGGCCTGCCCGTGCCGCCGGGGTTCACGATCACCGCGGAGGCCTGCCGGCACTACCTTGAGCACGGGAGCCTGCCCGACGGCCTGGCGGACGAGGTGAACCGGCACCTGGCCGCCCTGGAGTCGGCGATGGGCAAGAAGCTCGGCCAGAGCGACGACCCTCTCCTTGTCAGCGTGCGGTCCGGCGCCAAGTTCAGCATGCCGGGCATGATGGAGACCGTCCTCAACGTCGGGTTGAACGACGAGTCCGTGCACGGCCTCGCCTCGCAGGCGGGCGACGAGCGTTTCGCGTGGGACTCCTACCGCCGGCTGATCCAGATGTTCGGCAAGACCGTCATGGACATCGACGGCGACCTGTTCGAGGACGCCGTCGAGGACGTCAAGCGGGCCCGGGGCAGCGACGACGACGGCGACCTGACCGCCGGGGACCTCAGGGAGCTCGTCGACCGGTTCAAGGTCATCGTACGGGAGAAGGCGGGTCGAGAGTTCCCGACCGATCCGCGCGAGCAGATGGACCTTGCCGTCGAGGCGGTGTTCGACTCCTGGAACGCGCCCCGCGCCATCCTCTACCGGCGGCAGGAGCGCATCCCCGTCGACCTCGGCACGGCCGTCAACATCTGCTCGATGGTCTTCGGCAACATGGGGCTGGACTCGGGGACGGGCGTGGCCTTCACCCGCGACCCCGCGTCCGGGCAGCAGGGCATCTACGGCGACTACCTGCAGAACGCCCAGGGCGAGGACGTCGTCGCGGGCATCCGCAACACCGTCCCCCTGAAGGAACTGGAGCGCATCGACAAGGCGTCCTACGACCGGCTTCTCGAGATCATGGAGACGCTGGAGAACCACTACCGCGACATGTGCGACATCGAGTTCACGATCGAGCGCGGGAAGCTGTGGATGCTGCAGACCCGGGTCGGCAAGCGGACCGCCGGCGCGGCGTTCCGGATCGCCTGCCAGCTGCTCGACCAGGGGCTCATCGACCTGGACGAGGCCGCCCGCCGCGTCACCGGCGACCAGCTCGCCCAGCTGATGTTCCCCCGCTTCACCGACCGGGTGGACGGGGTCAAGAAGATCACCAAGGGCATGAACGCCTCGCCCGGCGCGGCCGTCGGAAAGGCCGTGTTCACCTCCGAGCGGGCCGTGGAGCTCGCCGGGCGGGGGGAGGAGGTGATCCTCGTCCGCCGCGAGACCAACCCCGACGACCTCGCCGGCATGGTCGCGGCCAGGGGCGTCCTGACCTCCCGCGGCGGCAAGACCTCGCACGCCGCGGTCGTCGCGCGCGGCATGGGCAAGACGTGCGTGTGCGGCGCCGAGGAGCTCGACGTCGACGTCAAGGGCGGCCACTTCACCGCGCCCGGCGGCGTCACGGTCCGGGAGGGCGACGTCATCTCGATCGACGGGTCGTCCGGCGACGTCTACCTCGGGGAGGTGGCGGTCGAGGACTCGCCCGTCGTCCGCTACTTCGAGGGGCAGCTCCCGGTCGGGGACGGCGACGACCTCGTCAAGGCCGTGCACCGGGTCATGGAGCACGCCGACGCCCGGGCCGCGCTGAAGGTCCGCGCGAACGCCGACAACCCGGAGGACTCCGCCCGGGCCCGCAGGTTCGGCGCCGCCGGCATCGGGCTGTGCCGCACCGAGCACATGTTCCTCGGCGACCGGCGGCAGCTCGTCGAGGAGCTCATCCTCGCCGAGGACGACGACGAGCGGCAGGCCGCGCTGGACGCCCTGGAGCCGCACCAGAAGAGCGACTTCGAGGGCATCTTCGAGGCGATGGACGGACTGCCCGTCACCATCCGGCTCATCGACCCGCCGCTGCACGAGTTCCTCCCCGACATCACCGAGCTGTCGGTCAGGGTCGCGCTCGCGGGCGACGAAGCGGACGCCAAGGACCGGAGACTGCTCGAAGCAGTCAACCGACTGCACGAGCAGAACCCTATGCTGGGCCTGCGCGGCGTGCGGCTGGGTTTGGTGATTCCCGGTCTGTTCGGGATGCAGGTGCGCGCGATCGCGGAGGCCGCGGCGGCGCGCCGGCGGGCGGGCGGCGACCCGCGCCCGGAGATCATGATCCCGCTGGTCGGGGCGGTCCAGGAGCTGGAGGCCGTCCGGGACGAGGCGCGCGGCATCCTCGCCGCGGTCCGGGAGTCGAGCGGGGTCGACGTGCCGGCGTTGATCGGCACGATGATCGAGCTGCCCCGGGCGGCGCTGACCGCCGGGCAGATCGCCGAGGCCGCCGAGTTCTTCTCCTTCGGCACCAACGACCTCACCCAGACGACCTGGGGCTTCTCCCGCGACGACGTGGAGGCGGCGTTCTTCTCGCGCTACCTGGAGCTCGGGATCTTCGGGGTGTCGCCGTTCGAGACCCTCGACCGCGAGGGCGTCGGCAGGCTCGTGCGGATCGCCGCCGAGGAGGGCCGCCGGGCGCGGCCCGGCCTCAAACTCGGCATCTGCGGCGAGCACGGCGGCGATCCCGACTCGGTGCACTTCTGCCATGAGGTGGGCCTCGACTACGTGTCCTGCTCGCCGTTCCGCATCCCCGTGGCGCGGCTGGAGGCGGGCCGCGCGGCCATCCAGGCCGCGGACGCCTCCGGGGGCAGCGACAGCCGCTGACGCCGCGCCCGGCGGCCGGGCCACCGCCCGGTCCGGCCGCCGGGGCCGATGTGGGACGGATGACACGCCCGTCCTGGCGAACCTGGCGCGCATGCCGGAACATCTCACTAACGTGTCCGATGCGATGACGTTGGAAGCGGAGTTGCCGGAGTTCACGCCGGAAGACGATGGGGCGGACGGGCCCGAGGACCGGGCGGACGGGCCGCGGCGCCGCCGTGGGCGGGGCCGGTGGCGCCGGTCGCCCTGGTTCGCGATCCCGGCCGGGATCGTCGCGGGGCTGCTGGCGATCGCGGTGCTGACGCCGCTCGCCGTCGGTGCGCGGATCTGGCACCAGGCCCGCCAGGACGAGCGGCCCCGCTCGGACGCGATCATCGTGCTGGGCGCCGCGCAGTACAACGGGGTGCCGTCCCCGACGCTGAAATGGCGGCTCCAGCACGCCCTGGACCTGTACCGCGACGGGGTCGCGCCGGCCATCGTGACGGTGGGCGGCAAGGCGCCCGGCGACAACTACACCGAGGCCGGGGCCGGCCGGAACTGGCTGGTCTCCAAGGGCGGCGTGCCCGCCTCCCGGGTCTTCGAGGTGCCCGTCGGGCGCGACACGCTGGAGAGCATGAAGGCCGTCGGCAAGGAGTTCGACCGGCACCACTGGTCGTCGGGCGTGATCGTCACCGACCCGTGGCACGGGCTGCGCTCCAAGAAGATGGCCGAGGACAGCGGCATCACGGCCGCCGCGTCGCCGACCCGCAGCGGCCCCAGCGTGCAGACCCGCGACACCCAGTTCCACTACATCGTCCGCGAGACCGGC
The sequence above is a segment of the Actinomadura coerulea genome. Coding sequences within it:
- a CDS encoding glycoside hydrolase family 15 protein; protein product: MRPKVAGGRAGDPFAPIADFGFLSDCETTALVAPSGNIEWMCLPRMDSPSVFGSILDRDAGYFRVGPAGVEVPAAQRYIPGTMVMETTWWVHGGWLVVTDALLMGPWHHETERSHTHRRAPTDYDADHVLLRMVRCVNGQVQVRLDCMPVFDYGQTPARWEHTGSGYHEAAARGNGVGLRLTTDMNVGFEGSLATSRTLLKQGESRFVALSWSEHAAPSSWEEAQERLVWTVHHWQHWLDRGRFPDHPWRSHLQRSALTLKGLTFAPSGAVAAAATTSLPETPGGDRNWDYRYTWIRDSTMALWAFYTLGYDWEANDFFYFITDVAEAAEGKLQIMYGLDGREELPESTLDHLTGYDNARPVRIGNEAYMQAQHDVWGAIIGSIYLFVRKRDRLDDRLWKIVVKQVEDALANWRTPDCGMWEVRGEPQHFTSSKVFCWVAADRGARLARIRGDQERALRWQAAADEIHADVLANALDERGVFTAHYGATALDASALLIPLLGFLPADDKRVRETVLAIADELSEDDLVLRYRAAETDDGFESDEGTFTICSFWLVSTLVMVGELERARALCEKLLSYASPLQLYAEEIDPHTGRHLGNFPQAFTHLALINAVMQVIRAENPQDQPPLA
- the ppdK gene encoding pyruvate, phosphate dikinase, whose protein sequence is MRKFVYDFTEGNKDLKDLLGGKGANLAEMTNLGLPVPPGFTITAEACRHYLEHGSLPDGLADEVNRHLAALESAMGKKLGQSDDPLLVSVRSGAKFSMPGMMETVLNVGLNDESVHGLASQAGDERFAWDSYRRLIQMFGKTVMDIDGDLFEDAVEDVKRARGSDDDGDLTAGDLRELVDRFKVIVREKAGREFPTDPREQMDLAVEAVFDSWNAPRAILYRRQERIPVDLGTAVNICSMVFGNMGLDSGTGVAFTRDPASGQQGIYGDYLQNAQGEDVVAGIRNTVPLKELERIDKASYDRLLEIMETLENHYRDMCDIEFTIERGKLWMLQTRVGKRTAGAAFRIACQLLDQGLIDLDEAARRVTGDQLAQLMFPRFTDRVDGVKKITKGMNASPGAAVGKAVFTSERAVELAGRGEEVILVRRETNPDDLAGMVAARGVLTSRGGKTSHAAVVARGMGKTCVCGAEELDVDVKGGHFTAPGGVTVREGDVISIDGSSGDVYLGEVAVEDSPVVRYFEGQLPVGDGDDLVKAVHRVMEHADARAALKVRANADNPEDSARARRFGAAGIGLCRTEHMFLGDRRQLVEELILAEDDDERQAALDALEPHQKSDFEGIFEAMDGLPVTIRLIDPPLHEFLPDITELSVRVALAGDEADAKDRRLLEAVNRLHEQNPMLGLRGVRLGLVIPGLFGMQVRAIAEAAAARRRAGGDPRPEIMIPLVGAVQELEAVRDEARGILAAVRESSGVDVPALIGTMIELPRAALTAGQIAEAAEFFSFGTNDLTQTTWGFSRDDVEAAFFSRYLELGIFGVSPFETLDREGVGRLVRIAAEEGRRARPGLKLGICGEHGGDPDSVHFCHEVGLDYVSCSPFRIPVARLEAGRAAIQAADASGGSDSR
- a CDS encoding YdcF family protein, with product MTLEAELPEFTPEDDGADGPEDRADGPRRRRGRGRWRRSPWFAIPAGIVAGLLAIAVLTPLAVGARIWHQARQDERPRSDAIIVLGAAQYNGVPSPTLKWRLQHALDLYRDGVAPAIVTVGGKAPGDNYTEAGAGRNWLVSKGGVPASRVFEVPVGRDTLESMKAVGKEFDRHHWSSGVIVTDPWHGLRSKKMAEDSGITAAASPTRSGPSVQTRDTQFHYIVRETGGYLSYVLLGKSVQVPDETIKRIHIDPSASPSTSQAPSSSPPPPSSPSPGR